A part of Candidatus Lernaella stagnicola genomic DNA contains:
- a CDS encoding sulfatase-like hydrolase/transferase produces the protein MLKARSTGHNVFRFGAWGVLGGVFVGLADTWLARESLVKVWSESDALNVVVTALTGAAMYSQVFAVALILAAVFFLFLSLWPRRKDDPATLDTLGLAVTMMAGGGLYAAIAVNAWALGIRSWQSVVGNAVLLAGALMLVLVLVRMLTPSLGPRLARRRILWAAGVVELVALATLVGLSLTHDPTFPDRPVATPDAPNIVLVTVDTLRADHLSCYGYDKIRTPNMDRLAADGIAFDRHIAATSWTLPSIASLHSGVYPDVHDQFLPTLRLDSGFATTAEVLRERGYLTAAYLTNAYLVRKFGFDQGFDAHAHAKNHRSDPVFAGFSLTRFLMPMLAVRHAAENVAGDAVDFLRRHRDRRLFLWIHYIDPHIPYGAWYINQTPAYATKHLPSGRAQVNNIDPFLERRKKPTADDLLNLNAAYDAEILYLDKQIGRLRDGLAELGLDRNTLFVFTADHGEEFYDHEYWFHGFTLYQETVRVPLLVAWPGRVTPGRRSDVACGTIDIAPTLASIAGAAPPLNFVGKDLRPWLFDEGPKADDPPVFSMLDKWGKTLRGVHTRRWDLILDMKNRGAELYDAAADPRQTNNLASEREDVVEYLQSMFETWSARTPALREKVRSGQDNRIELDRETLQYLRNLGYLS, from the coding sequence TTGCTAAAAGCGAGGTCAACCGGACACAATGTGTTTCGTTTCGGCGCTTGGGGCGTGCTTGGCGGCGTCTTCGTGGGGCTGGCCGATACCTGGCTGGCCCGCGAGAGTCTTGTGAAAGTGTGGAGCGAGTCCGACGCGCTCAACGTCGTCGTGACGGCGCTGACCGGCGCGGCCATGTACAGCCAAGTCTTCGCCGTTGCGCTCATCTTGGCAGCGGTGTTCTTCCTCTTCCTTTCCCTTTGGCCGCGCCGCAAAGACGACCCGGCAACTCTCGACACTCTCGGTCTTGCGGTGACGATGATGGCGGGTGGGGGATTGTACGCGGCGATCGCCGTCAATGCTTGGGCGCTGGGCATTCGTTCGTGGCAAAGCGTCGTAGGCAATGCGGTGCTGCTGGCCGGGGCGTTGATGCTTGTCCTCGTCCTCGTGCGGATGCTGACCCCGTCGCTCGGGCCGCGTTTGGCCCGCCGGCGAATCCTGTGGGCCGCGGGGGTGGTAGAACTGGTGGCGCTCGCGACGCTGGTTGGGCTCAGCCTGACTCACGATCCGACCTTTCCCGATCGGCCGGTAGCGACGCCGGACGCGCCGAATATCGTTTTGGTGACGGTCGACACGCTGCGCGCCGATCACTTGTCGTGTTACGGCTACGACAAAATCCGCACGCCGAATATGGACCGCCTGGCTGCCGACGGTATCGCTTTTGACCGCCACATCGCCGCCACGAGTTGGACGCTGCCGTCAATCGCTTCGCTTCATTCCGGGGTGTATCCCGACGTGCACGACCAGTTTCTGCCGACCTTGCGGCTCGACTCGGGCTTCGCGACCACCGCCGAAGTCCTGCGCGAACGCGGCTACCTGACCGCGGCGTATCTAACCAACGCCTACCTAGTGCGCAAGTTCGGATTTGATCAGGGCTTCGACGCCCACGCGCACGCGAAAAACCACCGCAGCGACCCGGTCTTCGCCGGTTTCAGCCTGACGCGCTTTCTAATGCCGATGCTGGCTGTGCGGCATGCGGCCGAGAACGTCGCCGGCGACGCCGTGGATTTCCTGCGCCGCCATCGCGACCGCCGGTTATTCTTGTGGATACACTACATCGACCCGCACATTCCCTATGGCGCGTGGTACATCAATCAAACGCCCGCATACGCGACCAAACACTTGCCGAGCGGTAGAGCGCAGGTGAACAATATCGATCCCTTCCTCGAACGGCGAAAAAAGCCGACCGCTGATGATCTGCTGAACCTCAACGCCGCCTACGACGCGGAAATCCTGTATCTTGACAAACAAATCGGACGGTTGCGGGACGGACTGGCCGAACTCGGCCTCGACCGCAACACGCTTTTCGTATTCACCGCCGACCACGGCGAGGAGTTCTACGACCACGAGTATTGGTTCCACGGGTTCACCCTCTATCAGGAAACTGTGCGCGTGCCGCTTTTGGTCGCCTGGCCGGGCCGCGTGACGCCTGGGCGCCGCTCGGATGTGGCGTGCGGTACAATCGATATTGCGCCGACCCTGGCAAGCATAGCCGGTGCCGCGCCGCCGCTGAATTTCGTGGGTAAGGATCTGCGTCCCTGGTTGTTTGACGAGGGGCCGAAGGCCGACGACCCGCCGGTGTTCTCGATGTTGGACAAATGGGGTAAGACGTTGCGCGGCGTGCACACGCGCCGGTGGGACCTGATTCTCGATATGAAAAACCGCGGCGCGGAGCTTTATGACGCTGCAGCCGATCCGCGGCAGACGAATAACCTGGCGAGCGAACGGGAGGATGTGGTTGAGTATTTGCAGTCGATGTTTGAAACCTGGTCGGCGCGGACGCCCGCGTTGCGTGAAAAGGTGCGGTCGGGCCAAGACAACCGAATCGAGTTGGACCGCGAAACCCTGCAGTATTTGCGCAACCTGGGCTACCTGAGCTAA
- a CDS encoding C25 family cysteine peptidase gives MNPRRIGMVALVFCLLLPVVAHAFVAGVEFAPAAPAQVTITSRTADRLELRVDVPELQWARLDAEGVLWDVVAVEDLGWTSDVGRPLLPVYTRLVEVDATEGIAVRLLEADAETFHDVNLLPAQPPVDRNATTLPPFEIDDAAYASGAVFPVSPVTTGKPVIIHGRRFVPVHFYPLSYNPAAAELRVLRSAALSIEGGQRDGRNPLMRSLPPSTVFSPIVNDLALQFDRKGVQDNWATQDGTLLVVVYDEFADIMSPYVDWKRKKGLPVEVHMVSELPGAGQDPQLLKQFFYQRYNNPDLPPLDYILLVGDNQHIKTMVGLYGCAADSKYVTLDGDDYFPDVIIGRFPAGNRRQIANSVQKSIAYEMTPAVDTPAWFRRGLVMSGSDSVDDQNATFVGEILENEGGFGHVDYLFTSRHNFSADVITEKINLGRSWVSYFGHGSASNWSSPFPAFTNNDVVALNNQGMLPVITDIACDNAHFDAAAECFAEVWIESNADAGAAGIFAASRNTPFGYTDKLGRGVAVGHFRQNYLTFGAAAYFGKIYMYHFYPEQAGRTTEEVMQHYLIFGDPELNVWSDTPKPLGVEYLAEIEVDAKDTLTFTVTLQDAPLAAALVHVWRDEEIDLAGRTDAQGVADFILDEPLTEGTLQVMVTGRNGLPYEGVIEVVPAASADDDDTPGGDDDDDTPGGLDDDDTGSGDDDTGDDDDDATDDDKGGGDDDDNSGGCGG, from the coding sequence ATGAATCCGCGTCGAATCGGCATGGTGGCCCTGGTTTTCTGCCTACTGCTTCCCGTGGTCGCGCACGCCTTCGTGGCGGGTGTGGAATTCGCCCCGGCGGCACCGGCGCAGGTTACGATTACCTCCCGCACGGCCGACCGCCTCGAACTGCGCGTCGACGTGCCCGAATTGCAGTGGGCGCGGTTAGATGCTGAAGGCGTCCTGTGGGACGTTGTGGCCGTCGAGGACCTGGGCTGGACTTCGGACGTCGGTCGTCCATTGCTGCCCGTATATACGCGGCTGGTTGAGGTCGACGCCACCGAAGGAATCGCCGTGCGACTCCTCGAGGCGGACGCCGAGACTTTTCACGATGTAAACCTATTGCCGGCGCAGCCCCCCGTCGACCGCAACGCGACGACCCTGCCGCCGTTTGAGATCGACGACGCGGCCTACGCCAGCGGCGCCGTGTTCCCGGTTTCGCCCGTCACGACGGGAAAGCCGGTCATCATTCACGGCCGTCGCTTCGTGCCGGTGCACTTCTATCCGCTCTCCTATAACCCGGCCGCAGCGGAATTGCGCGTGTTGCGTTCGGCGGCGCTGTCGATCGAAGGCGGTCAACGCGACGGGCGCAATCCGCTGATGCGGAGTCTGCCGCCGAGCACGGTTTTCTCGCCGATCGTCAACGACCTAGCATTGCAGTTCGATCGTAAGGGCGTGCAAGACAACTGGGCGACGCAGGACGGCACGTTGCTCGTGGTTGTCTACGACGAATTTGCCGACATTATGTCTCCTTACGTGGACTGGAAACGCAAGAAGGGCCTGCCGGTCGAAGTTCACATGGTCAGCGAACTGCCCGGCGCCGGACAGGATCCGCAGCTTCTCAAGCAGTTCTTTTACCAGCGCTACAACAATCCCGACCTGCCGCCGCTCGATTACATTTTGCTCGTCGGCGACAATCAACACATCAAGACGATGGTCGGCCTCTACGGTTGTGCCGCCGATTCCAAATACGTGACGCTCGACGGCGACGACTACTTCCCCGACGTGATCATCGGGCGCTTCCCGGCCGGCAACCGTCGGCAAATCGCCAATAGCGTGCAAAAGAGCATCGCCTACGAAATGACCCCGGCCGTGGATACTCCGGCGTGGTTCCGCCGCGGCCTGGTGATGTCCGGCTCCGATTCGGTCGATGACCAGAACGCCACCTTCGTAGGCGAGATCCTCGAAAACGAGGGCGGCTTCGGACACGTCGACTACCTGTTTACCAGCCGGCATAACTTCAGCGCGGACGTTATCACCGAAAAAATCAACTTGGGCCGCAGTTGGGTGTCGTACTTCGGGCACGGTTCGGCCTCGAATTGGTCGAGCCCTTTCCCGGCGTTTACCAATAACGACGTCGTCGCGCTCAACAACCAGGGCATGCTGCCGGTTATCACCGACATTGCCTGCGACAACGCCCACTTCGACGCCGCCGCTGAGTGCTTCGCCGAGGTGTGGATCGAAAGCAACGCCGACGCCGGCGCCGCGGGCATCTTCGCCGCCAGCCGTAACACACCCTTCGGCTATACCGACAAACTAGGGCGCGGCGTGGCCGTCGGCCATTTCCGTCAAAACTACCTGACCTTCGGCGCAGCCGCGTATTTCGGCAAAATCTACATGTACCACTTCTATCCGGAGCAAGCCGGCAGGACGACCGAAGAGGTCATGCAGCACTATCTCATTTTCGGCGACCCCGAATTGAACGTCTGGTCGGACACACCCAAGCCCCTGGGCGTCGAATACCTGGCGGAAATCGAAGTTGACGCCAAGGATACGCTGACCTTCACCGTGACCCTGCAAGATGCGCCGCTGGCCGCCGCGCTGGTTCATGTGTGGCGCGACGAGGAAATCGACCTCGCCGGTCGCACGGACGCGCAGGGCGTGGCCGACTTCATCCTGGATGAACCGCTCACCGAAGGAACGCTGCAAGTGATGGTCACCGGGCGAAACGGCCTGCCGTATGAAGGCGTGATTGAAGTCGTGCCGGCGGCCTCGGCCGATGACGACGATACGCCGGGCGGCGACGATGACGACGATACGCCCGGCGGTCTTGACGACGACGATACCGGTAGCGGTGACGACGACACTGGCGACGACGACGATGACGCCACGGACGACGACAAGGGCGGCGGCGATGATGACGATAACAGCGGCGGCTGTGGCGGCTGA
- a CDS encoding membrane dipeptidase produces the protein MTRFFELHAHPYIKIHNLPYLANAFQAYTYNGPHWNPLAFRYQYRNLRRSPVKVLTNTHYVIERDFARHGVKLPLQLLLGLVSPRRGLRLLTIDPWKSLLQQIDGLEQAIINTNRLNVLGGPRLKLVTKFADIATLAEDEIAVLHAVEGPHVLGSESDNEPDVEQLWERAKKRLHYLSERGVYMLTLAHFWDQPFAPQTDSCELVPKVENGRVVRGRDDTMATMKRATWKWGQHNDLGERLLREMFDIGMIADLSHVQEHARFAMYEIAQECRRPVVLSHVGLKHFYEHEYNVSDDELRRLHALGGVVGLIISKRLLMEPIKLYEDDGNGIPLLVDNMRHAADVTGDVSVLGIGTDFDGLTHPFRDCYNPSHLPRIAEAMTKYFSDDEIDAIFYGNAMRVTEAGWGAQPARAAKAKTRRARASAAS, from the coding sequence ATGACCCGCTTCTTTGAGTTACACGCGCACCCGTACATAAAAATTCACAACCTGCCGTACCTGGCCAACGCTTTTCAGGCCTACACATACAACGGGCCGCACTGGAATCCGCTCGCGTTTCGGTACCAGTATCGCAACCTTCGACGCAGCCCCGTGAAAGTGTTGACGAACACCCACTACGTCATCGAACGGGATTTCGCCCGTCATGGTGTCAAGCTGCCGCTGCAACTCTTGTTGGGGCTGGTGTCGCCCCGGCGCGGCCTGAGATTGCTGACCATCGATCCGTGGAAAAGTCTGCTGCAACAGATCGACGGCCTCGAGCAGGCGATCATCAACACGAACCGGCTGAATGTTCTGGGCGGCCCCCGGTTGAAGCTGGTAACGAAGTTCGCCGATATCGCAACCTTGGCCGAGGATGAAATCGCGGTGCTGCACGCGGTCGAGGGTCCGCACGTGCTGGGGTCCGAGTCCGATAACGAGCCGGACGTCGAGCAGCTTTGGGAGCGGGCGAAAAAGCGCCTGCATTATCTAAGCGAGCGCGGTGTGTACATGCTGACCCTCGCCCATTTTTGGGATCAACCCTTCGCACCGCAGACCGACTCATGCGAATTGGTTCCCAAAGTGGAAAACGGGCGTGTCGTGCGGGGCCGCGACGACACGATGGCGACCATGAAGCGCGCCACGTGGAAATGGGGACAACACAACGATTTGGGCGAAAGACTGCTGCGCGAGATGTTCGACATCGGCATGATCGCCGACTTGTCGCACGTGCAGGAGCACGCCCGCTTCGCGATGTACGAGATCGCCCAGGAATGCCGGCGTCCCGTTGTCCTATCGCACGTGGGTCTGAAGCATTTCTACGAGCATGAGTACAACGTGTCCGATGACGAACTGCGCCGACTTCACGCGCTGGGCGGCGTAGTCGGGCTGATCATCAGCAAGCGTCTGCTCATGGAGCCGATCAAGCTTTACGAAGACGACGGCAACGGAATTCCCTTGCTCGTGGACAATATGAGGCACGCCGCGGACGTGACCGGTGACGTCTCGGTCCTGGGCATCGGTACCGATTTCGACGGGCTGACGCACCCGTTTCGCGATTGCTACAATCCCTCCCACCTGCCCCGAATCGCCGAGGCCATGACCAAGTATTTTTCCGACGACGAAATCGACGCCATTTTCTACGGCAACGCGATGCGGGTGACTGAAGCGGGTTGGGGAGCGCAACCGGCGCGCGCGGCGAAGGCTAAAACACGCCGGGCGCGAGCGAGCGCGGCAAGTTGA
- a CDS encoding MarR family transcriptional regulator, giving the protein MEPKQAAALAQALRAIYRHVDVFHDEMLQVTPKELGLLLVIDENGPTRVKNLAQRVKLPLSTVSWTADKMFGRKLLARRTDPNDRRAILLTLTRTGRSVIKAHYSIFDSVAQAALSVLADKERDVVLDAIQKVASHLS; this is encoded by the coding sequence ATGGAGCCAAAACAAGCTGCGGCACTTGCACAAGCGCTGCGGGCGATTTACCGCCACGTCGACGTGTTTCACGACGAGATGTTGCAGGTGACGCCCAAGGAGTTGGGGCTTTTGTTGGTTATCGACGAAAACGGCCCGACCCGGGTTAAGAATCTGGCGCAGCGGGTTAAGCTGCCGCTTTCGACGGTGAGTTGGACGGCGGATAAGATGTTCGGTCGCAAGCTACTGGCCCGTAGAACCGACCCGAACGACCGCCGCGCCATTCTGCTTACGTTGACCCGCACCGGGCGGTCGGTCATCAAGGCTCACTATTCCATTTTCGACAGCGTGGCGCAGGCGGCGCTGTCGGTGTTGGCAGATAAAGAACGCGACGTCGTGCTGGATGCTATCCAAAAAGTCGCTTCCCATCTTTCGTGA
- a CDS encoding amidohydrolase family protein, with amino-acid sequence MYDLLFRRATIVDGSGSLRFVGDLAVQGEKIAAIGRLDDAQAARVIDADGLVLCPGFIDIHSHADTVIFRENAADLFAPLLKQGITTFVGGNCGMGMAPLPATRFDEFIDSYHEAFLAENVRDKITWSSMGEFMERLDTLGVPCNTGLLVPHGMIRLSAVGPETRHARHDEIAQMCRWLEESMDEGALGMSTGLQYFPGSQSETGELIDLARVLARYDGRYASHLRSYSATLSQAIDEAVLIAQEAGVHAQVSHLFWLPDFGPLLNKAFRGIVKAGSKIYEHVKFPVPSDSAAAQVLENIDRLRQSGAARIAVDAMPTSAGFTHLMAFFPPWVFAEANRQEIVGNLRDKNVRKRIRRDIEHGDTRAWPHDTDDTWSMNFFKMMGWASVSIMSVPSEKNKHLEGLNLVEIGKMWGMHPFDVACELLLQEDGKVLVFETLTYPGDDFIETSLAAPMVDPNTSIVTDSILMSFGLPSHLFYDCYPKFIGQYVRENRALSLEDGIRKCTGLSADSLGIKARGYLREGNFADLVLFDLATIKSNSTFRDPRHDPDGIRMVVVNGTVVVEENTYYKDTLAGHVLRR; translated from the coding sequence ATGTACGACTTGTTGTTTCGCCGCGCCACGATTGTTGATGGGTCGGGGAGTCTCCGTTTTGTGGGCGACTTGGCCGTGCAAGGCGAAAAAATCGCCGCCATCGGCCGCTTGGACGACGCCCAAGCCGCGCGGGTGATCGACGCCGACGGCTTGGTACTGTGCCCCGGCTTCATCGACATCCACTCCCATGCCGATACCGTCATTTTCCGCGAAAACGCCGCCGATTTGTTCGCCCCGCTGCTCAAACAAGGCATCACGACTTTTGTCGGCGGCAATTGCGGCATGGGCATGGCGCCCCTGCCCGCGACACGTTTCGACGAGTTCATCGACAGCTACCACGAGGCGTTTCTCGCCGAAAACGTGCGGGACAAGATCACCTGGTCCTCCATGGGCGAGTTCATGGAGAGGCTCGATACACTGGGCGTGCCGTGCAACACCGGCTTGCTCGTGCCGCACGGCATGATTCGCCTGTCGGCCGTAGGCCCCGAAACGCGCCACGCGCGCCACGACGAAATCGCCCAAATGTGTCGCTGGTTGGAAGAATCCATGGACGAGGGTGCTCTGGGCATGTCGACGGGTCTGCAGTATTTCCCGGGCAGTCAGTCCGAAACCGGCGAGTTGATCGACCTGGCGCGGGTGCTGGCCCGTTACGACGGCCGCTACGCGAGCCACCTGCGTTCCTACTCGGCCACGTTGTCGCAAGCGATCGACGAGGCGGTGTTAATTGCGCAGGAGGCCGGCGTGCACGCGCAAGTCAGCCACCTGTTCTGGTTGCCGGATTTTGGCCCCTTACTGAACAAAGCCTTCCGCGGCATCGTGAAGGCAGGCAGCAAGATTTACGAACACGTGAAATTCCCGGTCCCCTCGGATTCGGCGGCGGCGCAGGTACTCGAAAACATCGACCGCCTCCGGCAAAGCGGCGCGGCGCGCATCGCCGTGGACGCTATGCCAACCAGCGCGGGATTTACGCACTTGATGGCTTTTTTCCCGCCCTGGGTTTTCGCGGAAGCCAATCGGCAGGAGATCGTCGGCAACTTGCGCGATAAAAACGTGCGCAAGCGGATTCGGCGGGATATCGAACACGGTGACACCCGGGCTTGGCCGCACGACACAGACGACACGTGGTCGATGAATTTCTTCAAGATGATGGGCTGGGCGAGCGTGTCGATCATGAGCGTGCCCAGCGAGAAGAACAAGCACCTCGAAGGCCTAAACCTTGTGGAAATCGGCAAAATGTGGGGCATGCATCCCTTCGATGTCGCCTGCGAATTGCTGTTGCAGGAAGACGGCAAAGTGCTGGTGTTTGAAACCCTGACCTATCCCGGTGACGACTTCATCGAGACGAGCCTCGCCGCGCCGATGGTGGACCCGAACACGTCGATCGTCACTGATTCGATCCTGATGTCCTTCGGCTTGCCGAGCCATTTATTCTATGATTGTTATCCGAAATTCATCGGCCAATACGTACGCGAGAACCGGGCGCTTTCGCTGGAAGACGGCATTCGCAAGTGCACCGGGCTGTCGGCCGATTCGCTGGGCATCAAAGCCCGCGGTTATCTTCGCGAAGGCAATTTCGCGGATCTGGTACTGTTCGACCTGGCTACAATCAAGTCGAATTCCACGTTCCGCGATCCGCGCCACGACCCGGATGGGATACGCATGGTCGTCGTCAACGGCACGGTGGTCGTGGAAGAGAATACGTATTATAAAGATACCCTCGCGGGACACGTGCTGCGGCGGTGA
- a CDS encoding TonB-dependent receptor, with protein MCTYQHRVALVLFLIALLLTAPALAADDAELEEIVVTAERSQQDVADTARAVEIVTEKQLLDSIGRTVPESLRRAAGVSVQRTNLGGGAPFIRGLVGNQVLYLVDGVRVNNSTFRGGPNQYLSTIDPFFIERIELVRGPGSVLYGSDALGGTINVITKRRKDFGDYFGLDGRLMQRATTAEKEVTSHLGFDSNISGLFGMSFSGNFRQFGDIDPGGSNEVQTPSGYEEQDFAGNADFHMGDKVVWEFSAQHVNFDRVPNYDPGNPKNRFEPQRRNLYYTRLSVIDLTPGLDNITAFTSYQEQTEGRERIKADDLDHEQRDLDRVDTAGAGLQLESAVGRWARFIYGGEFYHDMISSEREIRERFGPGVEDVDPQFPDNSTFTTAAGYLEVRVTPWEWMKLVPGVRYSHFAPNAKLDDPNLGQVTIDEGIGDVTWAVHSLWKPHNAHGIILGVARGFRAPSLEELTKLGSEDGRFDVPNPDLEPETLIQYELGYRVSYPRLRGSFFAYYSDIADLITRKPTTYNGQDFIGEDEVSRNENVGEAYIYGYEAQLSGIILKDLLHAGGAFAYTFGENKTDEEPIRRIPPPTGNAYVRALWNSQNAWFEIASDFAGKQERLSDADKKDSRIGPEGTDGFAVMHLRSGFTVGQYFEITMAVENLFDEPYKYHGSGPLEAGRNFKGQLSFLF; from the coding sequence ATGTGTACCTACCAGCATCGTGTCGCTTTGGTGCTCTTCCTCATCGCATTACTGCTCACAGCGCCCGCCCTCGCCGCCGATGACGCCGAACTGGAGGAAATCGTCGTCACCGCCGAGCGCTCGCAGCAGGATGTGGCCGACACCGCGCGCGCTGTGGAAATTGTTACCGAGAAGCAGTTGCTCGACAGTATCGGTCGCACGGTACCCGAATCGCTACGGCGGGCGGCCGGTGTGTCGGTTCAGCGTACGAACTTGGGCGGCGGCGCACCCTTCATTCGCGGACTCGTGGGCAATCAGGTGCTCTACCTGGTCGACGGCGTCCGGGTGAATAATTCGACGTTCCGTGGCGGCCCAAATCAATACCTGAGCACGATCGACCCCTTTTTCATCGAGCGGATTGAATTGGTGCGGGGCCCCGGTTCGGTGTTGTACGGCTCGGACGCCTTGGGTGGCACGATTAACGTGATCACCAAGCGGCGCAAGGACTTCGGCGACTACTTCGGCCTGGACGGGCGACTCATGCAACGGGCCACAACCGCGGAGAAGGAAGTCACCAGCCATTTGGGCTTCGATTCCAACATCAGCGGGCTGTTTGGGATGTCTTTTTCCGGCAATTTCCGCCAATTCGGCGACATCGATCCGGGCGGCAGCAACGAGGTACAGACGCCTTCCGGCTACGAAGAGCAGGATTTCGCAGGCAACGCAGACTTCCACATGGGCGACAAAGTGGTCTGGGAGTTCTCCGCGCAGCACGTCAATTTCGACCGCGTGCCGAATTACGATCCCGGCAATCCGAAAAACCGCTTCGAGCCGCAACGCCGCAATCTCTACTACACGCGTTTGTCGGTGATCGACCTGACACCGGGGTTGGACAACATCACGGCATTCACGTCCTACCAGGAACAGACGGAAGGTCGCGAGCGGATCAAGGCCGACGACCTCGACCACGAGCAACGCGATCTCGACCGGGTCGACACGGCCGGCGCCGGTCTGCAGTTGGAATCGGCGGTCGGTCGCTGGGCAAGGTTTATTTACGGCGGCGAGTTTTACCACGACATGATTTCCTCCGAGCGGGAAATTCGCGAGCGCTTCGGGCCGGGCGTGGAGGACGTCGATCCGCAGTTCCCTGATAACTCCACATTCACGACCGCGGCAGGGTATCTGGAGGTTCGCGTCACGCCCTGGGAATGGATGAAGTTGGTGCCGGGTGTGCGATATAGCCACTTCGCGCCGAACGCGAAGCTGGACGATCCGAACCTGGGACAGGTGACCATCGACGAGGGCATCGGCGACGTTACCTGGGCTGTACACAGCCTATGGAAGCCGCACAACGCCCACGGCATCATCTTAGGCGTCGCTCGCGGATTTCGTGCTCCGAGCCTGGAAGAACTAACCAAGCTCGGCAGTGAAGACGGCCGTTTCGACGTGCCCAATCCCGACCTCGAGCCGGAAACGCTGATTCAGTACGAGTTGGGTTATCGGGTTTCGTACCCCCGCCTGCGCGGGTCGTTTTTCGCGTACTACTCCGATATCGCGGATTTGATTACGCGCAAGCCGACCACGTACAACGGGCAGGATTTCATCGGCGAGGATGAAGTAAGCCGCAATGAAAACGTCGGCGAGGCGTACATATACGGCTATGAAGCCCAACTGAGCGGTATCATCCTCAAAGACTTGCTTCACGCGGGCGGCGCGTTCGCTTACACCTTCGGCGAAAACAAAACCGACGAAGAGCCGATTCGACGTATCCCGCCCCCCACCGGGAACGCTTATGTGCGGGCCCTGTGGAACTCGCAGAACGCTTGGTTTGAAATCGCGAGTGATTTCGCGGGAAAGCAGGAGCGGCTGTCGGACGCGGACAAAAAAGACTCGCGCATCGGCCCCGAAGGCACCGACGGCTTTGCTGTCATGCACCTGCGCAGCGGATTTACGGTCGGCCAATATTTCGAGATTACAATGGCGGTCGAAAACCTCTTCGACGAACCGTACAAATACCACGGTTCCGGTCCGCTGGAAGCCGGTCGCAACTTCAAAGGACAACTCAGCTTCCTGTTCTAG
- a CDS encoding ribonuclease Z, translating into MEVLLLGIGGMMPMPGRWLTSAVVLLEGRATMFDCGEGTQVALKKSGFGVGRIERFVMSHLHGDHLLGLPGMLMLMTQAEIEQEVEIVGPPDVTRWARGNRDLLRFYLNYSLRYTDLEADGGEIKTDSFTLQYLPLKHSTTTYGFALIENERPGKFSLAKARELGVPEGPLFGALQRGESVRVGDREIKPEDVLGPARRGRKIAYATDTAPCKNVYRLLKDADFAVIEAMFLNEEEQDAAEKRHLTAKQAGRIVRESGCRRAVIAHVSPRYRWEDLQTLETQAREDCDAIELGKPLERYAVPLPD; encoded by the coding sequence GTGGAAGTATTGCTCTTGGGAATCGGCGGCATGATGCCCATGCCCGGACGTTGGTTGACCAGCGCCGTCGTGCTTCTGGAAGGTCGGGCTACAATGTTTGACTGCGGCGAAGGCACGCAAGTGGCGCTGAAAAAGAGCGGATTCGGCGTTGGGCGCATCGAGCGCTTCGTCATGTCGCATCTGCACGGCGACCATCTGCTGGGCCTGCCCGGCATGTTGATGTTGATGACCCAAGCCGAAATCGAGCAGGAAGTGGAAATCGTCGGACCGCCGGATGTCACCCGCTGGGCGCGCGGCAACCGTGATTTGTTACGCTTCTACCTGAACTATTCGCTGCGATACACCGATTTGGAAGCCGACGGCGGCGAAATCAAAACCGACTCGTTTACGCTTCAATATCTGCCGCTCAAGCATTCCACGACGACATATGGCTTTGCTCTGATCGAAAACGAGCGACCGGGCAAATTCAGCCTCGCCAAAGCAAGAGAATTGGGCGTGCCCGAAGGGCCCCTGTTCGGCGCGTTGCAGCGCGGGGAATCCGTCCGGGTCGGCGACCGCGAAATCAAACCCGAGGATGTCCTGGGCCCGGCGCGGCGCGGGCGAAAGATCGCCTACGCCACCGATACCGCCCCGTGCAAAAACGTCTATCGATTGTTAAAAGATGCGGACTTCGCCGTGATCGAAGCCATGTTTCTCAACGAAGAGGAACAGGACGCGGCCGAAAAAAGGCACCTAACCGCTAAACAGGCCGGCCGCATCGTGCGCGAAAGCGGCTGCCGCCGCGCGGTCATCGCCCATGTCAGTCCACGCTATCGCTGGGAAGATCTGCAAACCCTGGAAACGCAGGCCCGCGAAGACTGCGACGCCATCGAACTGGGAAAGCCCCTGGAACGATACGCCGTGCCGCTACCCGACTGA